From a region of the Trichoderma atroviride chromosome 6, complete sequence genome:
- a CDS encoding uncharacterized protein (SECRETED:SignalP(1-21)~CAZy:PL1) — translation MGSFKAIIAASLAVLGQFAAATPAKVQSKRAGISSIVKGTPVGFASSVTGGGTVTPVYPTTIAQLKGYLTSTSPQNIVISGTFNFAGSEGTVTLPACNAYSCTPSNGGQALLNTLNGCGSLSTYNVTLDSAAYNAINVQSDKTLVGINGATLNGKGLRLSGVSNVIIQNVAITNLNPQYVWGGDAISLSNTNNIWIDHVKTSNLGRQHYSFGTGSNNAVTISNSFINGQTSYSASCDGHSYWGLELVGSGDQITFYKNYVYYTSGRTPALSGNTLFHAVNNVWSSNSGHAIEGTSNGMGLYEGNYFANVPTVVASGFVGRLFSSQSSAVSQCAQYLGRNCVSNSLSNSGPFTNSDTSFLYLFQGKTNIVSAASASLIQSTVPSSAGNTL, via the exons ATGGGCTCCTTTAAAGCCATTATCGCGGCATCTCTAGCTGTCCTGGGGCAGTTCGCTGCGGCTACTCCAGCAAAAGTCCAATCCAAGCGAGCTGGTATTTCCTCCATCGTCAAAGGAACGCCGGTAGGCTTTGCGTCTTCAGTCACAGGCGGTGGCACTGTCACTCCAGTATACCCAACTACAATTGCGCAGTTAAAGGGTTACCTCACCTCAACCAGCCCGCAGAATATCGTCATCTCCGGTACCTTCAACTTTGCTGGTTCTGAGGGTACAGTGACTCTTCCAGCATGTAACGCATATTCTTGTACGCCGTCCAATGGTGGACAGGCATTGCTGAACACACTGAATGGATGCGGATCGTTATCAACGTATAATGTTACTCTCGATAGCGCTGCGTATAACGCCATCAACGTTCAGTCGGACAAGACGCTTGTTGGCATAAACGGTGCAACTCTCAATGGCAAAGGCTTACGCCTTTCTGGCGTTTCCAACGTCATTATTCAAAACGTTGCCATCACCAATCTAAACCCGCAGTATGTCTGGGGCGGCGATGCCATTAGTCTCAGCAATACGAACAATATCTGGATTGACCATGTAAAG ACTTCCAATCTCGGCCGTCAACATTATAGCTTCGGTACCGGCTCCAACAATGCAGtcaccatctccaacagcttcatcaatggCCAGACATCTTACTCAGCTAGCTGTGATGGTCACTCGTATTGGGGCCTTGAACTAGTTGGAAGTGGCGACCAAATCACTTTTTACA AAAACTATGTCTACTATACATCAGGACGCACCCCTGCTTTGTCCGGCAACACTCTCTTCCATGCAGTCAACAACGTCTGGTCCTCAAACTCCGGACATGCAATTGAGGGTACTTCGAACGGCATGGGCTTGTATGAGGGCAACTACTTTGCCAACGTTCCGACAGTTGTTGCTTCAGGATTTGTAGGGCGTCTCTTTAGTTCACAGTCATCGGCTGTGTCTCAGTGCGCACAGTATCTGGGACGCAACTGTGTGTCGAATTCCTTGTCAAACTCGGGTCCTTTCACCAATAGCGACACAAGCTTCCTTTACCTGTTCCAAGGCAAGACCAATATTGTTTCTGCCGCTTCTGCTTCGTTAATTCAGTCAACTGTCCCTTCATCAGCGGGCAATACGCTGTAA
- a CDS encoding uncharacterized protein (EggNog:ENOG41) gives MAISVLLVSTVIFAAILSFGLALLIPRPHMNLHRQVHIPRKSPRKYLTIRISNIPRDVTRDQFRGILRSLSKTTSDFTSNNILAWSFTPAAIAGLSERFCVATVTFHVAPALSDLEVSLKRKLGEGATRLLVDEDFFGLTPLAAPLQNPAVDIIAVTGLSGHAFGSWKARGRPDMWLRDFLPPSVPNARIMIYGYDTKLPGSQSEASILELSKKLLESVKTSRSGDSKHRPLLFIGHSLGGLVLKQALVQACDGSDDDKAIFMSCFALMLFGVPNRGLETSSLMAMVKGQPNEALIRDLSESSRFLSLLQSMFYERFTIDSSRIICVYETQMTPTVEWSVKTASWERTGQKVMMVPHTSATHVSKNEKAYDHLPIDADHSDIVKFHDPSNQDYAIIEARIRQLTDQALPIVKSRFLSHQKKLSALESQYINTLNSPTYDWFRHGKVDDPAPGTLRWFLREKQFLSWKDSNESSILWIRGSAGQGKTVLAKFLLDHLERATSDSGSRPTVIYFFFYDQDQNLRTVDAALRSLIKQLILHRRGLAFQAISEKFDIESPVIPEYILWRVLEELLRAPIFGTIYCVFDALDECRDDSPTPRLPDFFSKLVKSSCMSKQTDLVIKALMISRPKVELSRVLEQRPFIHLKANPQDLEAFIRSQIDKIGLSDDLHGNAIKLLTSRAGQTFIWISIVLKKIKAVTSPLSEVDMEKIITQSPSDLTALYEDIMTQVMRSENLIQQKLLAWVVYGQQALTLPELQEALSVQSDSSSAESAKKHMIRLTEYVVTSVAILEISLGRVYLIHQSAKDFLLVSGHLAAAEFCRILRPSAYLGRICMVYLCFSEFKSGPCRDRAELDQRIRQYPFLRYAARNWHRHIQAEDDISGFASIIRQVTEPKSPTLQTWGEVAGILDLDKAETVWDIATRAHIPWLPELSEFRARGTIVDQSRVKLAAHSGLAGSDALSALVRRGNVQFTNEAGQAIARYFDQGMMQSFLESSRRVIVTPSLMRAAAANERYGASVIRLLLKSLDEFVITDDFVMMLEKNHNCRHDIMEFLLHENVKISNDALANLVRIFGAKIIKFVQSSQWDDTLITEAVVIAAADCKDGEEAMTLLLEQREKDIEITEEVLRTVAASRESQSSAVMRLLMKRVNKAEITEKIIIAAAHNWKTGMEKLSLLLEERKENIQITDDIFRAAVGNYSDSKAMTLLLLESNDNEIEVTEDMIIDSASGSDTSRAVMALLFEKSDNKLQITDGVLEAVVRYTGNGGALIAWLFEKHGDKVHLTEPVTMAVASSWDADVAMELLFEYRESEIKFTENLIKSVAKSYRGSTKAMAELLDTHGNEIEITEDILEAVAENDGSGLATMRLLLDRRPKEVKITEKVMEAAAGNRVSSELVPLLLKERGDEIQITENIAKAAAANAYGRSAMALLLEKRGSEFQITEEVIKAAARNMHSDVLTLLLEKYGSRIKITEEVIKAAAGGYCKEAVGLVLEKCDNEVKITEDIIKAAVAGSDDCTLVMAVLFEKYGSKIEITEDVIINAARNDCNAAPILTLLLRKNNAKITERITKAVAKNSTCGRAMMIWLLDKYGSEIEITEGVVKAAAENRENSRAVLALLFEKCRGEIKVTEKIIKAAARNSRAALLFLLEKFGNEIQITENIVKAAAKNAGSGRAVMLLLFQTFGEMIRISEDVVLAAVRCRGGSRSVMQLLFKERGTDIKITERIMIAAVKSTRGIAALLLEERGHEIEITEDILIAAAGNVEHGEELMDLLLDKRLSDVSALIRDSVCLAAAASGQHNVLKLLCNRHGFLPLRKEWTDIAALFNAAKDGDVAAVKRLLKEGVEPDVKNADIALVTPLWAAACYGHTAIVELLTQRKDVNVNVLSDAGESPIYRPAAQGEEAIVKLLLAAGAKVDFVDEDGKTPASVARKNGHGRIADMLERVSSERSEFGSVDTI, from the exons atggcCATTTCCGTTCTCCTCGTCTCGACAGTGATATTTGCGGCAATCCTGTCATTTGGCCTGGCGCTGCTTATTCCTCGTCCGCACATGAATCTTCATAGACAAGTGCATATACCCCGCAAAAGTCCACGGAAATACCTGACCATCAGGATCTCCAACATCCCTCGCGATGTGACTAGAGATCAGTTCCGTGGCATTTTAAGAAGCCTATCCAAAACTACCTCAGACTTCACCTCCAACAATATACTGGCATGGTCTTTCACACCTGCTGCCATCGCTGGTCTTTCAGAGCGCTTTTGCGTAGCCACCGTTACATTTCACGTAGCTCCAGCGCTCAGCGATCTGGAAGTGTCTTTGAAGCGCAAACTCGGCGAGGGAGCTACTCGCTTGCTTGTCGACGAAGATTTCTTCGGACTCACACCTCTGGCCGCTCCCCTACAAAACCCAGCAGTAGA TATAATTGCAGTGACCGGGCTGTCTGGGCATGCTTTTGGCTCTTGGAAGGCGAGAGGCAGGCCAGATATGTGGCTTCGCGATTTCCTTCCGCCCTCAGTTCCAAATGCGCGCATCATGATATACGGCTACGACACCAAATTACCAGGAAGTCAGTCGGAAGCATCTATTCTTGAACTATCTAAAAAACTACTCGAATCAGTCAAAACGTCTAGGTCTGGAGATTCT AAACACCGGCCCCTTTTATTTATTGGACACAGTCTCGGAGGTCTCGTCTTAAAGCAG GCTCTTGTTCAAGCGTGTGATGGCAGTGACGATGACAAAGCCATTTTCATGTCGTGTTTTGCGCTTATGCTATTCGGTGTTCCTAATAGAGGCCTTGAAACTTCAAGCCTTATGGCTATGGTCAAAGGACAACCAAATGAAGCATTAATAAGAGATCTTTCAGAGTCGTCACGTTTCTTAAGTCTACTACAGAGCATGTTTTACGAGCGATTCACAATCGACAGCTCACGCATCATTTGTGTTTATGAAACACAAATGACACCCACAGTTGAA TGGTCTGTGAAAACAGCGTCATGGGAAAGGACTGGGCAAAAGGTTATGATGGTACCGCATACTTCTGCAACGCATGTCAGTAAGAACGAAAAAGCATATGACCATCTTCCTATTGATGCAGATCACTCCGATATTGTCAAATTCCATGACCCATCCAACCAAGATTACGCTATTATAGAAGCAAGGATCAGGCAATTAACAGATCAAGCCCTCCCGATTGTTAAATCGCGGTTTCTCAGTCACCAAAAAA AGCTATCAGCTTTGGAATCTCAGTATATCAACACCCTCAACTCTCCAACCTATGACTGGTTTAGACATGGCAAGGTTGATGACCCGGCACCTGGGACACTTCGTTGGTTCTTACGCGAAAAGCAATTTCTTTCTTGGAAAGATAGCAACGAGTCCTCTATTCTGTGGATCAGAGGATCAGCAGGCCAAGGGAAAACAGTTTTGGCCAAGTTTCTCCTGGATCACTTGGAGCGCGCCACCTCTGACTCTGGTTCTAGACCTACGGTcatctatttcttcttctacgaCCAGGATCAAAATCTCCGAACCGTGGATGCCGCACTAAGATCGCTCATCAAACAACTCATTCTGCATCGCCGCGGACTTGCTTTCCAGGCGATTTCCGAAAAGTTTGACATCGAGTCGCCTGTTATACCAGAGTACATATTGTGGAGGGTTTTAGAAGAACTGCTACGTGCACCTATTTTTGGCACTATATACTGTGTATTTGACGCGCTGGACGAGTGTCGGGACGACTCACCGACCCCTAGATTGCCAGACTTCTTTTCAAAGCTCGTTAAATCATCATGTATGAGCAAACAAACTGACCTCGTCATCAAGGCACTCATGATTAGCCGCCCGAAAGTAGAGCTGAGCCGCGTGCTGGAACAACGCCCGTTCATACATTTAAAAGCCAATCCTCAAGATCTGGAAGCGTTTATTCGGTCTCAGATTGACAAAATTGGATTGAGTGACGATCTTCATGGTAATGCGATTAAGCTGCTGACGAGCCGGGCCGGGCAGACTTTCATCTGGATATCTATTGttctgaagaagatcaaagcTGTAACTTCACCGCTATCGGAAGTGGATATGGAGAAAATCATCACTCAGAGTCCTTCAGACTTGACAGCTCTATACGAAGATATCATGACACAAGTCATGCGAAGCGAGAATTTAATACAGCAGAAACTTCTTGCTTGGGTTGTTTACGGCCAACAAGCTTTGACTTTGCCCGAGCTGCAGGAAGCTCTATCCGTTCAGTCCGATTCTAGTAGCGCAGAATCCGCGAAGAAACATATGATACGACTTACAGAGTACGTGGTCACCAGTGTCGCGATCCTGGAAATTAGTCTTGGGAGAGTCTATTTGATACATCAATCCGCAAAAGACTTTCTCCTCGTGAGCGGGcatctggctgctgccgagtTCTGCCGCATTCTTCGCCCTTCTGCATATCTGGGAAGGATCTGCATGGTATATCTGTGTTTTTCAGAGTTCAAGAGCGGGCCTTGTCGTGACCGTGCCGAGCTGGACCAGAGGATCCGACAGTACCCCTTTCTTCGCTACGCTGCGCGAAATTGGCACCGTCATATCCAGGCTGAGGACGATATCAGCGGCTTCGCCAGTATCATCCGTCAAGTAACAGAACCCAAGTCCCCCACACTCCAGACGTGGGGGGAGGTTGCTGGCATACTGGATCTCGACAAAGCAGAGACTGTATGGGATATTGCGACAAGAGCTCACATCCCGTGGCTGCCTGAATTGTCTGAATTTCGTGCCAGAGGCACCATTGTCGACCAAAGCAGAGTTAAACTAGCGGCCCATAGCGGCCTTGCGGGTTCCGATGCTTTGAGTGCCCTCGTGAGACGCGGCAACGTTCAATTTACCAACGAAGCCGGCCAAGCAATTGCTCGCTACTTTGACCAAGGAATGATGCAATCGTTTTTGGAAAGCAGTAGGCGTGTCATTGTAACACCATCTCTCATGAGAGCAGCCGCAGCTAATGAGAGGTATGGTGCCTCGGTGATACGCTTATTATTGAAGAGCCTTGATGAGTTTGTGATTACAGATGACtttgtgatgatgctggaaaAAAACCATAACTGCAGACATGACATCATGGAATTCCTCTTACACGAGAATGTGAAGATTTCCAATGATGCGCTGGCCAATTTAGTGAGAATCTTTGGTGCAAAAATCATCAAGTTCGTGCAGAGTTCACAGTGGGACGATACTTTGATCACAGAAGCTGTCGTTATAGCTGCGGCTGATTGTaaagacggagaagaagcaatgaCTCTGTTACTTGAGCAGCGTGAGAAGGATATTGAGATCACAGAGGAAGTTCTCAGAACAGTCGCCGCAAGTCGTGAAAGTCAGAGTTCAGCTGTGATGAGACTACTGATGAAGCGAGTGAACAAAGCTGAAATCACTGAGAAAATCATCATAGCTGCCGCCCATAATTGGAAGACGGGCATGGAGAAACTGTCTCTTTTACTTGAAGAGCGCAAAGAGAACATCCAGATCACCGACGATATTTTTCGAGCCGCGGTAGGGAATTACAGCGATAGCAAAGCTATGaccttgcttcttcttgagagCAATGACAACGAGATTGAAGTCACAGAAGACATGATTATAGATTCGGCGAGTGGTTCTGACACCAGCAGGGCGGTAATGGCATTGCTCTTTGAGAAATCTGATAATAAGCTTCAAATTACAGACGGTGTCCTTGAAGCTGTGGTAAGGTATACTGGGAATGGTGGAGCACTCATAGCATGGCTTTTTGAAAAGCATGGGGATAAGGTCCATCTTACAGAACCTGTCACAATGGCCGTCGCATCTTCTTGGGACGCGGATGTAGCAATGGAGCTGCTTTTTGAGTATCGTGAGAGTGAAATTAAATTTACAGAAAACTTGATCAAATCTGTGGCAAAAAGCTATCGCGGTAGCACAAAGGCGATGGCTGAACTCCTTGATACGCATGGAAACGAAATCGAGATTACAGAGGATATCCTTGAAGCTGTAGCAGAGAATGACGGCAGTGGACTTGCAACGAtgaggcttcttcttgatcgACGGCCAAAAGAGGTCAAAATAACAGAGAAGGTGatggaagctgctgcaggcaacCGGGTCAGCTCAGAGCTGGTACCGCTGCTTTTAAAGGAGCGCGGGGATGAGATTCAAATCACCGAAAATATAGcaaaggctgcggcggcgaaCGCGTACGGTCgctcggccatggcgctgCTCCTTGAGAAGCGCGGGAGTGAGTTCCAAATCACAGAAGAGGTGAtcaaagcagctgcaaggaACATGCACAGCGATGTCTTGACACTCCTTCTTGAGAAGTATGGAAGCCGGATCAAGATTACAGAAGAAGTCATCAAGGCCGCTGCAGGGGGTTACTGCAAGGAGGCGGTCGGACTCGTTCTCGAGAAATGCGACAATGAGGTCAAAATTACAGAGGATATCATcaaagctgctgttgcagGCTCGGATGATTGCACTTTGGTCATGGCGGTACTTTTCGAAAAATATGGAAGCAAGATTGAGATCACAGAGGATGTCATTATAAATGCTGCTCGTAACGATTGCAACGCTGCACCAATCTTgacgcttcttcttcgcaaAAACAATGCCAAAATCACAGAGCGCATCACTAAAGCTGTGGCGAAAAATTCCACTTGCGGGAGAGCAATGATGATTTGGCTTTTAGACAAGTACGGGAGCGAGATTGAAATCACAGAGGGTGTGGTTAAAGCCGCAGCTGAAAACAGGGAAAACAGCAGAGCAGTtttggctcttcttttcgaAAAATGCAGAGGAGAGATCAAAGTCACAGAGAAAATCATAAAGGCTGCCGCTCGCAATAGCAGGGCGGCTTTGCTATTCTTGCTGGAGAAGTTTGGGAACGAGATCCAGATCACAGAGAATATCGTAAAGGCGGCCGCAAAAAATGCAGGGAGCGGTAGAGCAGttatgctgctgcttttccaGACATTTGGAGAAATGATTAGGATTTCAGAAGATGTGGTTTTAGCTGCGGTCAGATGTAGGGGAGGCAGCAGGTCAGTCATGCAATTGCTCTTCAAAGAGCGCGGAACCGACATTAAGATTACCGAGCGAATCATGATAGCCGCCGTGAAGAGTACCAGAGGAATTGCAGCGCTTCTCTTGGAGGAGCGTGGACACGAGATCGAAATAACAGAGGACATACTGATAGCTGCTGCAGGGAATGTGGAACACGGCGAAGAGTTGATGGATCTACTTCTTGATAAGCGACTCAGCGACGTTTCAGCCTTGATACGGGACTCGGTATGTCTTGCAGCCGCTGCATCTGGGCAGCACAACGTCCTCAAGCTCTTATGCAATCGCCATGGGTTTCTCCCTCTCCGTAAAGAGTGGACTGATATTGCGGCCTTGTTCAACGCTGCCAAGGATGGAGACGTGGCAGCCGTCAAGAGGCTTCTGAAAGAGGGAGTAGAGCCCGATGTGAAGAATGCCGACATTGCACTCGTAACTCCGTtatgggctgctgcttgttATGGTCACACGGCCATTGTGGAGCTGCTCACGCAACGGAAAGATGTCAACGTCAACGTCTTGTCGGACGCAGGCGAATCGCCGATATACCGGCCAGCTgcgcaaggagaagaggccattgtcaagttgctgctggctgctggcgcaaAAGTCGATTTTGTGGATGAGGACGGCAAGACACCGGCTTCTGTGGCGAGAAAGAACGGACATGGGAGGATAGCTGACATGTTGGAGCGAGTGAGCTCCGAGAGAAGTGAATTCGGTAGCGTTGATACCATCTGA
- a CDS encoding uncharacterized protein (EggNog:ENOG41), with translation MDLQYPLLMCCFARLPNFGPYPPYMTFANKKSGPESRQVLFQSFKNMDKEGVALVPYKNGFVNGIIRAFQQDLHLVLRADDMWLAIMTQFSSYVNGHSEEMREMFVSHKGKKELVVDVRPQSIATIDFQHMASLFAGLIQENVVDPGLKQWMLPDFSTTTAGDVGVAAMVMMATMQAYFEYNLRGGCGFPSVTLLGERADWVHLVQKVEKLATYGGELAAWSQLLIKIAEKMVETFDQPDSQSIKDFWMRAVHTEGANSSRRVETLSGWLTAFCYWNEKGTKTNQRGDKEKVLSSGEEIDNWRLVVDGVAFPIIAARDVPRATAEVPVTVLDYGTHTRYDTTVIAGFVGVESTASKKGEPNDTVQPRAGYWVLIDEARPMP, from the coding sequence ATGGACCTGCAGTATCCTCTGCTCATGTGCTGCTTCGCGAGGCTTCCAAATTTTGGACCATACCCCCCTTATATGACGTTCGCCAATAAGAAGTCTGGTCCTGAATCTCGACAAGTGCTCTTTCAATCCTTCAAAAATATGGACAAAGAGGGAGTGGCCTTGGTGCCCTATAAAAATGGATTTGTCAACGGAATCATCCGCGCTTTCCAACAAGACCTTCATCTCGTGCTACGAGCCGACGACATGTGGCTCGCAATCATGACCCAGTTTAGCTCTTACGTGAACGGACATTCTGAAGAGATGAGGGAAATGTTTGTCTCTCACAAAGGCAAGAAGGAActtgttgttgatgtgcGGCCCCAAAGCATCGCAACTATAGACTTTCAACATATGGCATCACTTTTCGCCGGCTTGATTCAAGAGAATGTGGTTGATCCCGGTCTCAAACAATGGATGTTGCCAGACTTTTCTACGACAACTGCTGGTGATGTTGGAGTGGCCGCAATGGTCATGATGGCAACTATGCAAGCGTACTTTGAGTATAATTTAAGAGGAGGCTGTGGGTTTCCAAGCGTAACGCTGCTTGGCGAGAGAGCAGACTGGGTGCATCTTGTCCAAAAAGTAGAGAAGCTGGCCACATATGGCGGGGAACTCGCAGCGTGGAGTCAGCTTCTCATCAAGATAGCGGAGAAAATGGTCGAAACCTTTGATCAGCCGGATTCGCAGTCTATCAAGGATTTTTGGATGAGGGCAGTGCACACAGAGGGAGCAAATAGCTCGCGTAGAGTCGAGACACTTTCTGGATGGCTCACAGCCTTCTGCTATTGGAATGAAAAGGGTACCAAGACCAATCAACGCGGAGACAAAGAGAAAGTCTTGTCCTCTGGAGAGGAAATTGACAACTGGAGACTTGTGGTTGATGGCGTCGCTTTCCCTATAATAGCTGCTCGTGATGTTCCTCGGGCCACGGCTGAAGTGCCAGTTACGGTCTTGGATTACGGAACTCATACCCGTTACGATACGACAGTAATCGCGGGCTTTGTGGGAGTGGAATCGACGGCGAGTAAAAAAGGAGAGCCAAATGACACCGTTCAGCCACGAGCCGGCTATTGGGTGCTAATCGATGAGGCTAGGCCAATGCCATAA
- a CDS encoding uncharacterized protein (EggNog:ENOG41), whose amino-acid sequence MMPSAARQAFTKVSKLPSLAIIDDYLSTSKPHFAHIPSTRLQITTFKDTINPINEAETACLVDRLKPFEAISTIRERTAFPGSLLRSLPNLKLLLATGTQFEMFDLAAARELGITVVAAPGLGRTDGVTGIASQPNIKKGGAHPTTQHTWALLMALARNVAADDAALKTGSGWQSDLAMSLTGKTLGIIGLGRLGAAVARIGHLAWGMNVVCWSENLTQEKADRTAAEAGLPSGIFRVVSKEELFRGADVISLHYVLSARSRHIIGIKELEQMKSSAILVNTSRGPLIDQAALLETLEQGAIRGAALDVFEIEPLPLYSPWRRANYWGQGGRSRLITTPHMGYVDEGLMNAWYAETAENVDRWLGGKDILHRIA is encoded by the coding sequence ATGATGCCGTCTGCTGCTAGACAGGCCTTTACAAAGGTGTCAAAACTTCCCTCACTTGCAATTATTGATGACTACCTCAGCACATCCAAGCCTCACTTTGCGCACATTCCGTCTACCAGGCTGCAAATCACTACATTTAAAGACACCATCAATCCCATCAACGAGGCAGAGACTGCTTGCCTAGTTGATAGACTGAAGCCTTTTGAGGCCATCTCAACGATTCGCGAACGAACTGCGTTTCCCGGCTCACTCTTGCGTAGTTTGCCCAACTTGAAGCTCTTGTTGGCCACTGGCACGCAGTTTGAAATGTttgatcttgctgctgctcgagagCTGGGAATCACCGTCGTTGCTGCGCCCGGCCTTGGTCGAACAGATGGAGTCACTGGTATTGCTTCGCAGCCAAATATCAAGAAGGGCGGTGCACACCCAACTACGCAGCACACATGGGCCCTCCTCATGGCTCTCGCTCGCAATGTTGCCGCTGATGATGCAGCGTTGAAAACTGGCTCTGGATGGCAGAGCGACTTAGCCATGAGTCTGACGGGGAAAACGCTGGGAATTATTGGGCTTGGGCGATTgggcgctgctgttgctcgtATTGGCCATCTTGCCTGGGGTATGAATGTGGTGTGCTGGAGTGAGAACTTGACTCAAGAAAAGGCCGACCGTACTGCAGCCGAAGCTGGTTTGCCTTCTGGAATATTTCGAGTTGTGAGCAAAGAGGAGCTCTTCCGCGGCGCCGATGTCATCAGCCTGCATTATGTGCTGAGCGCTCGCTCGCGACATATTATTGGCATCaaagagctggagcagatgaagagttCCGCAATTCTGGTCAATACGTCTCGAGGACCACTAATCGACCAAGCAGCTCTGCTCGAAACGTTGGAGCAAGGGGCTATTCGTGGTGCTGCTTTGGATGTATTTGAGATTGAGCCGCTGCCCTTGTATAGCCCGTGGAGGAGAGCAAACTATTGGGGCCAAGGAGGACGCTCACGTTTGATTACTACGCCACACATGGGATATGTTGATGAAGGGCTGATGAACGCGTGGTATGCTGAGACGGCTGAGAATGTTGATCGCTGGTTAGGGGGGAAAGATATTCTACATCGTATTGCTTAG
- a CDS encoding uncharacterized protein (EggNog:ENOG41) has translation MDTHHLLLIRLRYLQVNPTISLIIIDSEATVGGVWSKARCYPGFIADGPVGLFDFSDLPMSGVIGLKNWDELPGIKVHEYLHEYARKYHLLEQCKFSCRVTNVHRATPEGGWALDTQTTSDDGKQISESLTCDKLIVATGLYSNPKCPDLMTSEFKGPVMHTKDIGQQYDALLGTNVESVAIYGGGKSAIDALNLCIEAGKKVHWIISDKGSGPNVLFNTRLKGGFHVGQFVGRWKDMFSASIFSVDTFFGRFFYSGKNRLGTWFIDKFWSFATKKMRTSGLYAGMTDANREKLLPEDESALFSAAGGAALHSCPKFLPELSKPDGLIMVHRARITSAQDQMLHLSNGETVNCQALVYGTGWSGEDMLFEPSLGLSLGLPKPVALEDQISKDYWQKLHTKADVDVLSLLPILKDSPGLRSTPTLTPYRLHRYMLPSSLAAQNDRSLVFLGYLISFQTHILSEVSALWAICWLDNLVDLNISNKEDIDYEIAKVNAWSLRKNLTLEPRPGSGIQHFIDLLMKDMGLKAKRKGRLGIRDTFVPYKSQDYLGIVDEIIQKSKGHIR, from the exons ATGGACACTCACCACCTTTTGCTAATTCGGCTTAGATATCTACAAGTAAACCCTACGATATCTTTAATCATCATCGACTCGGAAGCCACAGTAGGCGGCGTGTGGTCCAAAGCAAGATGTTATCCGGGCTTCATAGCAGATGGCCCCGTCGGCCTATTTGACTTTAGTGATCTACCAATGTCCGGCGTCATCGGGCTCAAAAACTGGGATGAGCTGCCTGGCATCAAAGTCCATGAATACCTGCACGAATATGCCCGGAAATATCATCTGCTCGAGCAATGTAAATTTTCCTGCCGAGTCACAAATGTTCACCGAGCAACACCAGAGGGAGGATGGGCTTTGGACACGCAAACCACCAGCGACGACGGCAAGCAGATATCTGAGTCACTCACATGCGATAAACTGATTGTCGCAACGGGGCTGTATTCGAATCCCAAATGTCCAGATTTAATGACGTCCGAGTTCAAGGGGCCAGTGATGCATACCAAAGACATTGGACAGCAATACGACGCCCTCCTTGGCACAAACGTCGAAAGCGTTGCTATATATGGCGGAGGTAAATCAGCCATTGATGCCTTGAACCTTTGCATTGAAGCAGGGAAGAAAGTCCACTGGATCATCAGCGACAAAGGCAGCGGCCCCAACGTCTTATTCAATACTCGGCTAAAGGGGGGATTTCACGTTGGCCAGTttgttggaagatggaaagacaTGTTTTCTgccagcatcttcagcgtCGACACGTTCTTTGGGCGATTCTTTTACAGTGGGAAGAACAGGCTGGGGACGTGGTTCATTGACAAGTTCTGGTCCTTTGCGACCAAGAAGATGCGGACAAGTGGGCTGTACGCCGGCATGACGGATGCAAATAGAGAAAAGTTGTTGCCTGAAGACGAAAG TGCTTTATTTtcggctgctggaggcgcCGCTCTTCATAGCTGTCCCAAGTTCCTCCCAGAACTAAGCAAACCCGACGGTCTTATCATGGTTCACCGAGCCCGCATTACTTCTGCTCAAGATCAAATGCTGCATCTTTCTAATGGCGAGACTGTCAACTGTCAAGCTTTGGTGTATGGCACGGGTTGGTCAGGTGAAGACATGCTCTTTGAGCCGTCCCTCGGACTCTCTCTAGGCTTGCCAAAGCCCGTGGCACTGGAAGATCAAATCTCGAAAGATTATTGGCAGAAGCTTCATACGAAAGCAGATGTGGATGTGCTATCACTTCTACCGATCCTGAAAGACTCGCCGGGACTCCGGAGCACACCTACTCTCACACCATATCGCTTACACCGATACATGCTGCCTTCGTCTTTGGCCGCACAAAATGACCGATCTCTCGTATTTCTAGGATATCTGATCAGTTTTCAGACGCATATTCTCAGTGAAGTCTCCGCTCTATGGGCAATCTGCTGGCTTGATAACCTCGTCGATTTAAACATCTCAAACAAGGAGGACATAGACTATGAGATTGCAAAGGTAAATGCGTGGTCGCTTCGGAAGAACTTGACTTTGGAACCGAGGCCCGGTAGTGGAATTCAGCATTTTATTGATCTGTTGATGAAGGATATGGGACTAAAGGCAAAGCGAAAGGGAAGACTTGGAATCCGAGATACGTTTGTCCCTTACAAATCCCAAGATTACCTAGGAATTGTGGATGAGATTATACAAAAGTCGAAAGGACACATACGATAA